The genomic segment CAATTTCTACCTAATACTATTCTAGCCCATATTGCAAATAAAAGAGAGAATATTAAAATTGCGATACCTACATAGTCAACATATTCATAACTAGGCAATATCCTATTCCATAAGAATATATTTTTAAACTGAAAAAAGGTAATGGCATAAGAGACTATTACTAATATTAAATGCACTATTCTTGGTATGTTCCTTTGGCCACTTGATTCTTTTTTCACATTTGACCTAGTTTTTATCGCTGCTAATATCCAGTAAATCCAAAATATACCCCAAATATAGCTATCTACAGTAATATTACTCATAAAATCCTCCTCACATTTTATTAGATTTAATCACCACTTTTAATATATTTTTCCGTAACTTCCAAAAACGTATCCTTTGTCACCGAATTCATCTCATCTAAAAACCTTAATATTGTGGCTTTCTCCTCATCATTATATTGAGCTATAATATCTTTTTTCTTATTATATGATTTCTCATGAATTTTTTTATGAATTTCAGACACATTTAATCCTAATTCCGTTAAATCATAATATACTTCTTTATTATTCCCTTCCTTTTGATACTTCGATACATAGCCTTCGTTTAATAACTTTTTACACATTTTAGTTATAGCACCTGTTGTCATTCCTAATTCTTGTGATAGCTTAGTTATATTTGCATCTTCGATATATTCTATAGCTGCAATACAATGAATTTGTGAAAAAGTAAGTTTATTCTTTATATTAGGAACATCTATTTCATTATTTTCTTGTATTTTCTTTAGTGAAAATATAATCTCATTAACAATATCCATATTAATTTCCCCCTTAACATTTCTTCCTTGGAAGTAATATTATATTATAATATTATTTCTTCCATGTCAACAATTTTCACTTTAAAGACTTACTCCTAGATTTAATTAAGCACTTGTAATACCTAATGAACAACTTCCACTGTTTAAAATACCAAAACTATTCAATCAGCCTTTTTTAAGTTATTCCCTCAAGGAGCACCTCGTCCACAGATTTTACTGGAATATAAATTTCTAAAAAACTAAAAAACCACCGGCTTAACCGATGGTTCTGATTCATATTCACTAACGTTACAATTTAGAATTAAAGAACTAAGATGATTGTAATGAAAATTGTTCTAAATACTTGGATAAACTTTCAATATTAAATTGCATATGACGATTATTCCCCTCAAGTTTACTTAGCATTATACCACCTTCTAAGGCTGAAAAAATGAAAGTAGCAAGGGCATCGATGTCAAGATTTGACCTTAATTCACAGTTCTGTATCCCTTGATAAAGAATTTCCTTAATATATTGCAACATCCTTTCAAGGCTTTTTTGGGCTTTTTTTCGTAATTCAGGATGAGTATCATCACTTTCAATAGCCGTGTTCAATAAAGGACATCCTCCGATAAATGGGGGATGTTCCGTAACTTGTTCATATACCCTAAATATAGCTAGAATTTTATCAATCGCTGACTGTTGATTATCCACAGCTTGGGTAAATTTTTCATTAACAATTCCTACTGCGTAATCATATGCCTCAAGCGCAATCTCATCCTTACATGCAAAGTGACGATAAATCCCCCCTCTCTTGATTCCAGTTACTTCAGTAATATCAGAGAGCGAAGATCCTGCGTAACCTCGCTGGTTAAAAAGTTCAGCCGATTTCTTAATTATATACTTGCGTGTATTTTCTCCTTTAGTCATAGTATCTATCCTCCAAGGAATGTAATTCTTCGTAATTTCATCCTCATTGCACATGTTATTTTTTTAATTATTATAGCATATCTCCAAAAATTTAAATAGTTATTGCAAGCCAGGGTTTATTTCTCCGATGAACCTGATTTTTTAATCCAAAATGCCAATTATATAATTATAAATAATAAAAAATATTCCAAGCATCAGAAATATGAATATAAATTTGCACTTTCTTAATGGGTGTGTTAACATAGTAAAAAAGATATCGTTCAGTATCTTTTTATTATATTAAAATGAGGTGAAGAAAATGAACGACACATGGTTTAAAGAACGTAAGTATGCTTGGATCGGCTTGGCTGCTTTGTGGATTATCGGCTTTATTGGCGCATTATTGCGTTTCATTATGGCTACTTATCAAGTTCAAATTTCTCAAGATTTGAATATAAGTAGAAGCTTAATTTCTATGGCATGGTCAACCAACCTACTAATTGCAGCATTATGCACCCCAATAGGAGGATGGATTGCGGACCGCTATGGACCTAAGAAATTAATGCTACTAAGTACAATTTTTAGTATCTTAGGGACAAGTATCGTTTTTGTGGGGCATAATCCAGCTTTGTTTTTTATCGGATATGGAGTCATATCAGGTTTTTACGGTATAGGAGCCTCTGCCACATATATTCTAATATTTGACTGGTTCCAACATCATCGAGCAAAAGCTACTGCACTTCTGGCAAGCTCATCATCTATTGGCCTCGCCGTTTGCACTCCAATTTTTATCTCGAACAGTTGGTTGACATGGAAGGACGCATTTCTGATTTCTTGCCTGCTCAGCCTTTTTGTTGCATTGCCAGTTATTCAGTTTCTTATTCGGAATCCTGAAAATCCACAGAAGAAAGCAAAAGAATCCGAACAACCAAAAATGAAAATGCTTTTTAAAGGGCCTCATATGTTATTATTTCTATTTATTGGTTTTGCATTGTTTACTTGTGGGTTTAATATGGGTACTGTAGAAATGAATTTAGTGGCTATTTATCAATTGTCTAGCGTAAAGCCTGCCTTGATTGCCGTATCCATGAGTACCTTAGGAATTATGGAAATAATCGGTTCTCTTATTTTCGGATATCTTTTGGATCGTATCAATAAATTTACATCGATGTCGTTGTTGTACGGGATACGCATCTTAGCGTTTATAATTTTGTTTGTACATTCGCCATGGTCACCAATTGTGTTTGCAGTCTTCTTCGGATTTACTTACCTAGGTGCTGTACCAGGAGGAATGTTAATTGCTAACGAGAATACAAAAGAAAAAGGAAAGTTCATTGGAAGTCTCCTTCTATTCCATCAAGCAGGCGGGATCATTGGTAGCTTAATCGGAGGTGTTTCCTTTGATATCAGTAAGAGCTATCAACTACTCATTGGTTTTGATATGCTTCTATGCATTTTAGTTACCATAGGGTATTTTATGAATTATGCCCTACGATATAAAAATACTTTAGAAGTTAACAAACTACAATCAAACGATCAATAATTAAGTATCAATATATTTTAAATTTCCCTTTAGATACTCTATGTCATGAGAGTTTGTTCTTAATGATTTACATTTTGGCCAATTTGAAAAAAACGCCATAATTTTATTATCAGTAAAAGATTTTTCTTTCTTAATCTGAAGATCTGTTTTTCTATCTTAAAATTATGCAAAAACCTAGGACTTTCTCAAGCTAATAATCTTCAAACCCGCATTATACAAGCATATTCTTCAGAATATCAGAATATATATTCTAGTATTCTGAAGAATAAATATTGTTAAGAATATATCTTCTTAACAATATTTTAGAATTGTGAGCTTAATTATTAATCATATTATTTTTATCTAATCCATTCTTTACAAGAATAGAATATAACGCACCATCTGCTTTCATATCATTAATTGCTTTATCTAATGCGTTTAATAAGGAAACATCATCTTTTTTAACTGCTATTCCCATTACTCCTTGTAACTCAGGAGTATAACCTTTTAACTGCCTTAATAAAGGGTTCTTTTCCTTTATATAGTAGTTTATAATAATAGAATCAGCTAAGCCAGCATCAATTTTCCCATTATTTATAGCATTAAATAAATCGGTTGTACTATCCAAACTTAATACATCTTTTATTAAGCTATTTTCCTTCCACTTTTTCGCTAGATCTTCAAATATTGTTCCTTTTTCTACTCCAACCACTGCATTTTTTAAATCACTCATAAAATTAATTTTTGAAAATCTTGGTACAATAACAGTTTCTGATTCTTTATACAATGGCTGAGTAAATGCTGCTAGGTTTTCACTTTCAGGAGTTATAAATATTCCACCAACTGCTATATCTATACTATCATCACCATTAAATTTATCTAATAAATTTGCAAATGTTACTTCCTTAATTTCAACTTTGTTAACTCCAAGCCGCCTTGTAATTTCATTTATGATATCCGCATCAATTCCACTCATCTCATTCGTTTCTTGATTTATCCAAAAGAATGGAATTTCCTTTGATGGTGCAGCAATAGCTATTATTCCTTTTTCTTTTATCATTTCCAATCTATCTTTTTCTATTGAGCTATCTGCCAGTATAGTTTCTCTAGGCGCTATCATAAGTCCAATTATTATTCCAATAATATTTATAATAACAATTGAAGTAAATATTTTTTTCATAAATAGAAATCTCCTTAAAATGCTAAACATATTTTAATAATTATTATTTGGAATTTAAATTTAAATTATCCTCATTTGAAAAAAATTCAAACTTTTAAAAATAATGCTTGCCTTTTATGTTAACCTTTAAAGCGAGATCAATGATCAGCTTACCTTACCCTTTATTGAATAGCACCCATCACATATTATTTAACTTTCCAAGATCATGTTTTTTTATTTACTGCGTCAAACCAACTCATATTGAGTAAATGATCTGAGCTTATTTTAAATATAATTCTGGGTTTAATGATATTTCTTTTACATCTGAGAAGAATAATGAGCAATGATATCCATCAGCAACTGCATGATGAACCTGAATGGTTACTGGCATAATAATTTTATTCCCCTCTTCAAAAAATTTTCCCCATGTTACCATTGGAAACAGAAAGGGGCTACTTCCTTCATTATTTACATTAAAAGATGTGTAATCAAACCAAGGTAGGCATGAAACAATAAAAAAATTGTTTTGATACTTTGTAGTAAAATTAGCATCCTGTTTATAATTGTTTAAAGAATTTTCCATGTCTCCATAAAAGCTTAAAAATTTATTATTAAATGGTGTATACAAATCACTCATTACTTTAGTCCCATCATTTAATACAGAATAACTTGGACCAATTTCATCAAAGAATCCTAATTTACCTTCCTCATCGAATGCCATTTTAAATTCTTCATAACTATTTATGGCCTTTGAAACAACCCATGTAAAAGTTGGATAAAATCGTAACTCGTTAGTTTTTATGTAATTATAAAGATTTGTAATATCAATATTAACAGTTATGCTGTATGTGCATTTTGCATTATTAAAAAAATGATTAAAACATTCTTTTCTAACCCAAGTATTCATATTAATTACATTAAATCCCATATTTTATTTTCTCCTTGTATTTAATTTTTATATTCATATTTTTTCTATTTCAAGATTACTAGACCTATTATTTTATAGTCTGTGCTTTGATTTTACTTCCCATTATAAATCAATTATAGCATAGACTGTAAATTATATTGCTCAGTTTTAATGGAATCTATTTTTATTCTCTATTCAAAATGCATATTCTTAATATCTTCCTTGTACATTCACATAATAATTTTAGATGCTT from the Clostridium beijerinckii genome contains:
- a CDS encoding methyltransferase family protein, translating into MSNITVDSYIWGIFWIYWILAAIKTRSNVKKESSGQRNIPRIVHLILVIVSYAITFFQFKNIFLWNRILPSYEYVDYVGIAILIFSLLFAIWARIVLGRNWSGAIQKVEGQRLVRSGPYKYIRNPIYTGIVCGFFGTFITLGSLASIIGFCIILITYIIKINREQRFLILELGEEYEKYIKESWALIPYIF
- a CDS encoding MarR family transcriptional regulator, yielding MDIVNEIIFSLKKIQENNEIDVPNIKNKLTFSQIHCIAAIEYIEDANITKLSQELGMTTGAITKMCKKLLNEGYVSKYQKEGNNKEVYYDLTELGLNVSEIHKKIHEKSYNKKKDIIAQYNDEEKATILRFLDEMNSVTKDTFLEVTEKYIKSGD
- a CDS encoding MFS transporter; the encoded protein is MNDTWFKERKYAWIGLAALWIIGFIGALLRFIMATYQVQISQDLNISRSLISMAWSTNLLIAALCTPIGGWIADRYGPKKLMLLSTIFSILGTSIVFVGHNPALFFIGYGVISGFYGIGASATYILIFDWFQHHRAKATALLASSSSIGLAVCTPIFISNSWLTWKDAFLISCLLSLFVALPVIQFLIRNPENPQKKAKESEQPKMKMLFKGPHMLLFLFIGFALFTCGFNMGTVEMNLVAIYQLSSVKPALIAVSMSTLGIMEIIGSLIFGYLLDRINKFTSMSLLYGIRILAFIILFVHSPWSPIVFAVFFGFTYLGAVPGGMLIANENTKEKGKFIGSLLLFHQAGGIIGSLIGGVSFDISKSYQLLIGFDMLLCILVTIGYFMNYALRYKNTLEVNKLQSNDQ
- a CDS encoding TetR/AcrR family transcriptional regulator, producing MTKGENTRKYIIKKSAELFNQRGYAGSSLSDITEVTGIKRGGIYRHFACKDEIALEAYDYAVGIVNEKFTQAVDNQQSAIDKILAIFRVYEQVTEHPPFIGGCPLLNTAIESDDTHPELRKKAQKSLERMLQYIKEILYQGIQNCELRSNLDIDALATFIFSALEGGIMLSKLEGNNRHMQFNIESLSKYLEQFSLQSS
- a CDS encoding CatA-like O-acetyltransferase; translated protein: MGFNVINMNTWVRKECFNHFFNNAKCTYSITVNIDITNLYNYIKTNELRFYPTFTWVVSKAINSYEEFKMAFDEEGKLGFFDEIGPSYSVLNDGTKVMSDLYTPFNNKFLSFYGDMENSLNNYKQDANFTTKYQNNFFIVSCLPWFDYTSFNVNNEGSSPFLFPMVTWGKFFEEGNKIIMPVTIQVHHAVADGYHCSLFFSDVKEISLNPELYLK
- a CDS encoding ABC transporter substrate-binding protein, which produces MKKIFTSIVIINIIGIIIGLMIAPRETILADSSIEKDRLEMIKEKGIIAIAAPSKEIPFFWINQETNEMSGIDADIINEITRRLGVNKVEIKEVTFANLLDKFNGDDSIDIAVGGIFITPESENLAAFTQPLYKESETVIVPRFSKINFMSDLKNAVVGVEKGTIFEDLAKKWKENSLIKDVLSLDSTTDLFNAINNGKIDAGLADSIIINYYIKEKNPLLRQLKGYTPELQGVMGIAVKKDDVSLLNALDKAINDMKADGALYSILVKNGLDKNNMINN